The Triticum aestivum cultivar Chinese Spring chromosome 7B, IWGSC CS RefSeq v2.1, whole genome shotgun sequence genome window below encodes:
- the LOC123160445 gene encoding protein DETOXIFICATION 27: protein MRGDGEEEASAPLLQARGGEEAEAKGGRGRGARVAREWWDESKRLWRIVGPAIFQRVALYGINVVSQAFIGHIGDLELAAFSIASTVIAGFNFGFLLGMASALETLCGQAFGAKKHHMLGIYLQRSWIVLFLFALALTPTYVFTEHLLLLLGQTPELSRLAGKMSVWLIPQHFAMAMLLPLTRFLQSQLKNWVTAATAGVTLALHVVVTYLLVTRFQLGYAGVVVAADVAWWVVVLGQFFYVVCGGCPLSWRGFSVEALADFWEFIKLSTASGVMLCMENWYYRVLVLLTGYLPNAEIAVDALSICLTINGWEMMIPLGFLAATGVRVANELGAGSGKGARFSIIVSITTSVVIGLVFWCLILTYNDQIALLFSSGKAVLDAVHNLSMLLAFTILLNSVQPVLSGVAIGSGWQALVAYVNIGSYYLVGVPIGIILGWPLGFGVRGIWSGLIGGTAVQTLVLVYLTMRCDWDDEAKTTSARMRKWASTK, encoded by the exons ATGAGaggggatggggaggaggaggcgtcGGCGCCGCTGCTGCAGGCGCGCGgcggggaggaggcggaggcgaaggGGGGCCGCGGCCGGGGCGCGCGGGTGGCGCGGGAGTGGTGGGACGAGTCGAAGCGGCTGTGGCGGATCGTGGGGCCGGCCATCTTCCAGCGGGTGGCGCTGTACGGGATCAACGTCGTCTCGCAGGCCTTCATCGGCCACATCGGCGACCTCGAGCTCGCCGCCTTCTCCATCGCCTCCACCGTCATCGCCGGCTTCAACTTCGGATTCCTG CTGGGCATGGCGAGCGCGCTGGAGACGCTGTGCGGGCAGGCGTTCGGGGCGAAGAAGCACCACATGCTGGGCATCTACCTGCAGCGCTCCTGGATCGTGCTCTTCCTCTTCGCGCTGGCGCTCACGCCCACCTACGTCTTCACCGAGCACCTGCTGCTCCTTCTCGGCCAGACGCCGGAGCTGTCCCGCCTGGCGGGCAAGATGAGCGTGTGGCTCATCCCGCAGCACTTCGCCATGGCCATGCTGCTCCCGCTCACCCGCTTCCTGCAGAGCCAGCTCAAGAACTGggtcaccgccgccaccgccggggtCACGCTCGCGCTGCACGTCGTCGTCACCTACCTCCTCGTCACCCGCTTCCAGCTCGGCTACGCcggcgtcgtcgtcgccgccgacgTCGCCTGGTGGGTCGTCGTGCTGGGACAGTTCTTCTATGTGGTCTGCGGCGGGTGCCCGCTGTCGTGGAGGGGCTTCTCCGTGGAGGCCTTGGCCGACTTCTGGGAATTCATCAAGCTCTCCACGGCATCCGGCGTCATGCTCTG CATGGAGAACTGGTACTACAGGGTGCTTGTGCTGCTTACGGGGTACCTGCCCAACGCTGAGATCGCCGTGGATGCCCTCTCCATATGCTTGACGATCAACGGATGGGAGATGATGATCCCCCTAGGGTTCCTGGCAGCAACTGG CGTGCGGGTGGCAAACGAGCTCGGCGCGGGCAGCGGCAAGGGCGCGCGCTTCTCCATCATCGTCTCCATCACCACCTCCGTGGTGATCGGGCTCGTCTTCTGGTGCCTCATCCTCACCTACAACGACCAGATCGCGCTCCTCTTCTCGTCGGGGAAGGCCGTGCTCGACGCCGTGCACAACCTCTCCATGCTGCTCGCCTTCACCATCCTCCTCAACAGCGTGCAGCCCGTCCTCTCAG GGGTGGCTATTGGTTCTGGATGGCAAGCACTGGTCGCCTATGTCAACATCGGATCCTACTACCTGGTCGGGGTGCCCATCGGGATCATACTGGGCTGGCCACTCGGCTTCGGAGTTCGG GGAATTTGGTCTGGGTTGATTGGCGGGACTGCTGTTCAGACGCTGGTGTTAGTCTATCTCACCATGAGATGTGACTGGGACGATGAG GCCAAGACCACCAGTGCACGAATGAGAAAATGGGCCAGCACAAAATGA